A single window of Gossypium hirsutum isolate 1008001.06 chromosome A10, Gossypium_hirsutum_v2.1, whole genome shotgun sequence DNA harbors:
- the LOC121207585 gene encoding PH, RCC1 and FYVE domains-containing protein 1 isoform X2, with translation MLKSEGMAAVRAEQSRTADVPERAIELDESILIWISGKEEKHLKLNQVTRIIPGQRTPIFQRYPRPEKEYQSFSLIYNDRSLDLICKDKDEAEVWFTGLKALISRGHHLKGRPESRSDGVSSEATSPKAPTQRSSPLSSPFGSGASSQKDGMDSLRLHTPHESPPKTGLEKALSDVILYSVPPKVFYPSESACGSMHSQSSAGSDGKAGFIKGWNGDASRVSLSSAVSSSSQGSGHYDGDALGDVFIWGEGTGDGVLGGGIHRIGDCSGIKIDSLLPKALESAVLLDVQNIACGEQHAALVTKQGEVFSWGAECGGRLGHGVDSNVSHPKLIDSLKNINVELVACGEYHSCAVTLSGEMYSWGGSSGNFGLLGHGTETSQWVPKKLNGPLEGIHVSSVSCGPWHTAVVTSAGQLFTFGDGTFGVLGHGDRKSLSVPREIDSLKGLRTVRAACGVWHTAAVVEVMVGPSRTSNCSSGKLFTWGDGDKGRLGHGDKEARLVPTCVAALVEPNFCKVSCGHSKTVALTTNGHVYTMGSPVYGQLGNPQADGKLPIRVEGKLTKNFVEEIACGAYHVAVLTSRTEVYTWGKGANGRLGHGDTDDRNSPWLVEALKDKQVKSIVCGTSFTAAICLHKSVSSVDQSKCSGCRLLFNFKRKRHNCYNCGLVFCNSCSSKKSFKASMAPNTNKPYRVCDNCFTKLTKASETSSSNHYALSRRGSMNQGPDDSVEKVEKLDSRTPAQLSRNASIESSKELDGGSSKRNKRLDFNSTRVSPFPNGVSQCAPLNNPKTSNALFGSSKKFFSTSLPASRIVSRATSPTSRRASPHRATTPTPTLSSFSSKKVVVDDVKRTNEGLSEEIVKLRTQVEELTRKAQVQEVELEQTTQQLKEAVAVATEETAKCKAAKEVIKSLTAQLKEMAERLPIGAARSSNSPSFFYSSSTPPRDVSSAGSEQSSGPISCHEMDSNGSNSLVISNGSGTINNNLSTHTDVYHSDGTAKNRNRTTKVEPNHGDEWVEQDEPGVYITLVALPGGIKDLKRVRFSRRRFSEKQAEQWWAANRARVYQRYNVPLVEKPTLGVGREGLAH, from the exons ATGCTGAAGTCGGAAGGGATGGCTGCGGTGAGGGCGGAGCAATCGAGGACGGCGGATGTACCGGAGAGGGCTATTGAGTTG GATGAATCTATTCTAATATGGATCTCTGGGAAAGAGGAAAAACACCTTAAACTAAACCAGGTCACCAGAATTATACCTGGTCAGCGTACT CCAATTTTTCAGAGGTATCCTCGGCCTGAAAAAGAATATCAATCATTTTCTCTTATATATAACGATAGATCCCTTGATTTG ATTTGCAAGGATAAAGATGAAGCAGAAGTCTGGTTTACAGGTTTAAAGGCACTGATATCACGTGGTCATCATCTGAAAGGCAGACCTGAATCTAGAAGTGATGGAGTTTCATCTGAAGCAACTAGTCCCAAAGCACCTACCCAAAGAAGTTCACCTTTGAGCTCTCCATTTGGTAGTGGTGCTAGTTCACAGAAG GATGGGATGGATTCTCTTCGCCTTCATACTCCACATGAGAGTCCTCCTAAAACAGGTTTAGAGAAGGCATTATCTGATGTAATATTGTATTCTGTGCCTCCCAAGGTGTTTTATCCTTCAGAATCTGCTTGTGGATCAATGCATTCTCAGTCATCGGCAGGTTCAGATGGAAAAGCTGGGTTCATAAAAGGTTGGAATGGGGATGCTTCCAGAGTTAGTTTATCTAGTGCTGTTAGTTCCTCAAGTCAGGGGTCTGGTCACTATGATGGTGATGCTTTAGGTGATGTTTTTATTTGGGGTGAAGGCACTGGAGATGGTGTGTTAGGTGGAGGAATACATAGAATTGGAGATTGTAGTGGTATTAAGATAGATTCTCTTCTGCCTAAAGCTTTGGAATCTGCAGTTCTTTTGGATGTTCAGAACATAGCTTGTGGTGAGCAACATGCTGCTTTGGTAACCAAACAAGGAGAGGTTTTCTCTTGGGGAGCTGAATGTGGTGGCAGACTGGGGCATGGTGTGGATTCCAATGTCTCCCATCCAAAACTTATAGattctcttaaaaatataaatgttgaaCTTGTTGCATGCGGAGAGTACCATTCTTGTGCTGTAACGCTTTCTGGTGAAATGTATTCATGGGGTGGTAGCTCAGGCAATTTTGGTTTACTTGGTCATGGAACTGAAACAAGTCAATGGGTTCCAAAGAAATTAAATGGACCTTTGGAGGGAATACATGTTTCATCAGTGTCTTGTGGACCGTGGCACACAGCTGTTGTCACTTCTGCTGGACAATTATTTACTTTTGGTGATGGAACATTTGGCGTTTTAGGACATGGTGACCGCAAAAGTTTGTCTGTACCCAGGGAAATAGATTCCCTCAAGGGCCTACGTACTGTCCGAGCAGCTTGCGGTGTTTGGCACACTGCTGCTGTTGTTGAAGTTATGGTTGGGCCTTCAAGGACCAGTAATTGCTCTTCAGGAAAACTTTTTACTTGGGGGGATGGCGATAAAGGTCGTCTTGGGCATGGTGACAAAGAAGCTCGATTGGTGCCTACTTGTGTTGCCGCTCTGGTTGAGCCTAACTTTTGTAAAGTATCCTGTGGGCATAGCAAGACCGTTGCACTTACAACCAATGGTCATGTCTATACTATGGGAAGCCCTGTTTATGGGCAATTGGGAAATCCTCAAGCTGATGGAAAACTCCCTATCCGAGTTGAGGGCAAGCTTACAAAGAATTTTGTTGAAGAAATAGCTTGTGGTGCCTACCATGTTGCTGTTTTAACTTCAAGAACTGAAGTTTACACTTGGGGAAAAGGTGCAAATGGACGGTTAGGTCATGGCGATACAGATGATAGAAATTCTCCATGGCTTGTTGAGGCTCTAAAAGACAAACAGGTCAAGAGTATTGTTTGTGGCACAAGCTTTACTGCAGCTATCTGTCTTCATAAGTCTGTGTCTAGTGTTGATCAATCAAAATGCTCTGGCTGTCGTCTTTTgtttaatttcaaaagaaaacGTCATAACTGTTATAATTGTGGACTTGTATTCTGCAACTCATGCAGCAGTAAGAAGTCTTTTAAGGCTTCGATGGCACCAAATACTAACAAACCTTATCGTGTTTGTGATAATTGTTTTACCAAACTCACAAAAGCTTCTGAAACTAGCTCATCAAACCATTATGCTCTGAGTAGAAGAGGAAGTATGAATCAGGGACCAGATGACAGTGTTGAGAAGGTGGAGAAGTTGGATTCAAGAACCCCTGCCCAACTTAGTCGAAATGCTTCAATTGAATCATCTAAAGAACTGGATGGTGGATCTTCCAAAAGAAACAAGAGATTGGATTTTAATAGTACTCGAGTTTCACCATTCCCAAATGGAGTTTCTCAATGTGCTCCTCTAAACAACCCCAAAACGTCAAATGCTCTATTTGGGTCATCCAAGAAATTTTTTTCCACTTCTCTTCCTGCATCACGAATTGTATCCCGAGCAACATCACCTACATCTAGACGAGCTAGTCCACATCGTGCTACTACACCTACACCAACTCTGTCAAGCTTTTCATCAAAGAAGGTTGTTGTGGACGATGTTAAAAGGACAAATGAAGGTCTAAGCGAAGAAATTGTTAAATTAAGAACTCag GTTGAGGAACTTACTCGCAAGGCACAAGTTCAAGAAGTTGAGCTTGAACAAACAACTCAACAGTTGAAGGAAGCCGTAGCAGTAGCAACAGAAGAGACTGCAAAATGCAAAGCAGCAAAGGAAGTCATAAAGTCTCTCACTGCTCAA TTGAAGGAAATGGCTGAAAGATTACCGATTGGTGCAGCAAGAAGCAGCAATTCACCCTCTTTTTTCTATTCTAGCTCAACTCCTCCTCGGGATGTTTCTTCTGCAGGCAGCGAGCAATCGAGTGGTCCAATAAGTTGCCATGAAATGGATTCAAATGGATCAAACAGCCTAGTGATTTCTAATGGGTCAGGAACCATTAATAACAACCTTTCAACCCACACTGATGTCTATCATTCCGATGGAACAGCAAAGAATAGGAACAGAACTACAAAAGTTGAACCCAACCATGGGGATGAATGGGTTGAGCAAGATGAGCCTGGTGTATACATTACCCTTGTTGCATTGCCTGGAGGTATCAAAGATCTTAAGCGTGTTCGGTTCAG TCGGAGGCGTTTCAGCGAAAAGCAAGCAGAACAATGGTGGGCAGCAAACAGGGCTAGAGTATATCAGCGGTACAACGTTCCCTTGGTTGAAAAACCCACTCTTGGTGTGGGAAGGGAAGGGTTAGCTCATTGA
- the LOC121207585 gene encoding PH, RCC1 and FYVE domains-containing protein 1 isoform X3 — MLKSEGMAAVRAEQSRTADVPERAIELAITALKKGAPLLKYGRRGKPKFCPFRLSNDESILIWISGKEEKHLKLNQVTRIIPGQRTPIFQRYPRPEKEYQSFSLIYNDRSLDLICKDKDEAEVWFTGLKALISRGHHLKGRPESRSDGVSSEATSPKAPTQRSSPLSSPFGSGASSQKDGMDSLRLHTPHESPPKTGSDGKAGFIKGWNGDASRVSLSSAVSSSSQGSGHYDGDALGDVFIWGEGTGDGVLGGGIHRIGDCSGIKIDSLLPKALESAVLLDVQNIACGEQHAALVTKQGEVFSWGAECGGRLGHGVDSNVSHPKLIDSLKNINVELVACGEYHSCAVTLSGEMYSWGGSSGNFGLLGHGTETSQWVPKKLNGPLEGIHVSSVSCGPWHTAVVTSAGQLFTFGDGTFGVLGHGDRKSLSVPREIDSLKGLRTVRAACGVWHTAAVVEVMVGPSRTSNCSSGKLFTWGDGDKGRLGHGDKEARLVPTCVAALVEPNFCKVSCGHSKTVALTTNGHVYTMGSPVYGQLGNPQADGKLPIRVEGKLTKNFVEEIACGAYHVAVLTSRTEVYTWGKGANGRLGHGDTDDRNSPWLVEALKDKQVKSIVCGTSFTAAICLHKSVSSVDQSKCSGCRLLFNFKRKRHNCYNCGLVFCNSCSSKKSFKASMAPNTNKPYRVCDNCFTKLTKASETSSSNHYALSRRGSMNQGPDDSVEKVEKLDSRTPAQLSRNASIESSKELDGGSSKRNKRLDFNSTRVSPFPNGVSQCAPLNNPKTSNALFGSSKKFFSTSLPASRIVSRATSPTSRRASPHRATTPTPTLSSFSSKKVVVDDVKRTNEGLSEEIVKLRTQVEELTRKAQVQEVELEQTTQQLKEAVAVATEETAKCKAAKEVIKSLTAQLKEMAERLPIGAARSSNSPSFFYSSSTPPRDVSSAGSEQSSGPISCHEMDSNGSNSLVISNGSGTINNNLSTHTDVYHSDGTAKNRNRTTKVEPNHGDEWVEQDEPGVYITLVALPGGIKDLKRVRFSRRRFSEKQAEQWWAANRARVYQRYNVPLVEKPTLGVGREGLAH; from the exons ATGCTGAAGTCGGAAGGGATGGCTGCGGTGAGGGCGGAGCAATCGAGGACGGCGGATGTACCGGAGAGGGCTATTGAGTTG GCCATCACTGCCCTTAAAAAAGGTGCGCCATTGCTCAAATATGGTCGTAGAGGAAAGCCCAAATTTTGCCCCTTCAGGCTGTCTAAT GATGAATCTATTCTAATATGGATCTCTGGGAAAGAGGAAAAACACCTTAAACTAAACCAGGTCACCAGAATTATACCTGGTCAGCGTACT CCAATTTTTCAGAGGTATCCTCGGCCTGAAAAAGAATATCAATCATTTTCTCTTATATATAACGATAGATCCCTTGATTTG ATTTGCAAGGATAAAGATGAAGCAGAAGTCTGGTTTACAGGTTTAAAGGCACTGATATCACGTGGTCATCATCTGAAAGGCAGACCTGAATCTAGAAGTGATGGAGTTTCATCTGAAGCAACTAGTCCCAAAGCACCTACCCAAAGAAGTTCACCTTTGAGCTCTCCATTTGGTAGTGGTGCTAGTTCACAGAAG GATGGGATGGATTCTCTTCGCCTTCATACTCCACATGAGAGTCCTCCTAAAACAG GTTCAGATGGAAAAGCTGGGTTCATAAAAGGTTGGAATGGGGATGCTTCCAGAGTTAGTTTATCTAGTGCTGTTAGTTCCTCAAGTCAGGGGTCTGGTCACTATGATGGTGATGCTTTAGGTGATGTTTTTATTTGGGGTGAAGGCACTGGAGATGGTGTGTTAGGTGGAGGAATACATAGAATTGGAGATTGTAGTGGTATTAAGATAGATTCTCTTCTGCCTAAAGCTTTGGAATCTGCAGTTCTTTTGGATGTTCAGAACATAGCTTGTGGTGAGCAACATGCTGCTTTGGTAACCAAACAAGGAGAGGTTTTCTCTTGGGGAGCTGAATGTGGTGGCAGACTGGGGCATGGTGTGGATTCCAATGTCTCCCATCCAAAACTTATAGattctcttaaaaatataaatgttgaaCTTGTTGCATGCGGAGAGTACCATTCTTGTGCTGTAACGCTTTCTGGTGAAATGTATTCATGGGGTGGTAGCTCAGGCAATTTTGGTTTACTTGGTCATGGAACTGAAACAAGTCAATGGGTTCCAAAGAAATTAAATGGACCTTTGGAGGGAATACATGTTTCATCAGTGTCTTGTGGACCGTGGCACACAGCTGTTGTCACTTCTGCTGGACAATTATTTACTTTTGGTGATGGAACATTTGGCGTTTTAGGACATGGTGACCGCAAAAGTTTGTCTGTACCCAGGGAAATAGATTCCCTCAAGGGCCTACGTACTGTCCGAGCAGCTTGCGGTGTTTGGCACACTGCTGCTGTTGTTGAAGTTATGGTTGGGCCTTCAAGGACCAGTAATTGCTCTTCAGGAAAACTTTTTACTTGGGGGGATGGCGATAAAGGTCGTCTTGGGCATGGTGACAAAGAAGCTCGATTGGTGCCTACTTGTGTTGCCGCTCTGGTTGAGCCTAACTTTTGTAAAGTATCCTGTGGGCATAGCAAGACCGTTGCACTTACAACCAATGGTCATGTCTATACTATGGGAAGCCCTGTTTATGGGCAATTGGGAAATCCTCAAGCTGATGGAAAACTCCCTATCCGAGTTGAGGGCAAGCTTACAAAGAATTTTGTTGAAGAAATAGCTTGTGGTGCCTACCATGTTGCTGTTTTAACTTCAAGAACTGAAGTTTACACTTGGGGAAAAGGTGCAAATGGACGGTTAGGTCATGGCGATACAGATGATAGAAATTCTCCATGGCTTGTTGAGGCTCTAAAAGACAAACAGGTCAAGAGTATTGTTTGTGGCACAAGCTTTACTGCAGCTATCTGTCTTCATAAGTCTGTGTCTAGTGTTGATCAATCAAAATGCTCTGGCTGTCGTCTTTTgtttaatttcaaaagaaaacGTCATAACTGTTATAATTGTGGACTTGTATTCTGCAACTCATGCAGCAGTAAGAAGTCTTTTAAGGCTTCGATGGCACCAAATACTAACAAACCTTATCGTGTTTGTGATAATTGTTTTACCAAACTCACAAAAGCTTCTGAAACTAGCTCATCAAACCATTATGCTCTGAGTAGAAGAGGAAGTATGAATCAGGGACCAGATGACAGTGTTGAGAAGGTGGAGAAGTTGGATTCAAGAACCCCTGCCCAACTTAGTCGAAATGCTTCAATTGAATCATCTAAAGAACTGGATGGTGGATCTTCCAAAAGAAACAAGAGATTGGATTTTAATAGTACTCGAGTTTCACCATTCCCAAATGGAGTTTCTCAATGTGCTCCTCTAAACAACCCCAAAACGTCAAATGCTCTATTTGGGTCATCCAAGAAATTTTTTTCCACTTCTCTTCCTGCATCACGAATTGTATCCCGAGCAACATCACCTACATCTAGACGAGCTAGTCCACATCGTGCTACTACACCTACACCAACTCTGTCAAGCTTTTCATCAAAGAAGGTTGTTGTGGACGATGTTAAAAGGACAAATGAAGGTCTAAGCGAAGAAATTGTTAAATTAAGAACTCag GTTGAGGAACTTACTCGCAAGGCACAAGTTCAAGAAGTTGAGCTTGAACAAACAACTCAACAGTTGAAGGAAGCCGTAGCAGTAGCAACAGAAGAGACTGCAAAATGCAAAGCAGCAAAGGAAGTCATAAAGTCTCTCACTGCTCAA TTGAAGGAAATGGCTGAAAGATTACCGATTGGTGCAGCAAGAAGCAGCAATTCACCCTCTTTTTTCTATTCTAGCTCAACTCCTCCTCGGGATGTTTCTTCTGCAGGCAGCGAGCAATCGAGTGGTCCAATAAGTTGCCATGAAATGGATTCAAATGGATCAAACAGCCTAGTGATTTCTAATGGGTCAGGAACCATTAATAACAACCTTTCAACCCACACTGATGTCTATCATTCCGATGGAACAGCAAAGAATAGGAACAGAACTACAAAAGTTGAACCCAACCATGGGGATGAATGGGTTGAGCAAGATGAGCCTGGTGTATACATTACCCTTGTTGCATTGCCTGGAGGTATCAAAGATCTTAAGCGTGTTCGGTTCAG TCGGAGGCGTTTCAGCGAAAAGCAAGCAGAACAATGGTGGGCAGCAAACAGGGCTAGAGTATATCAGCGGTACAACGTTCCCTTGGTTGAAAAACCCACTCTTGGTGTGGGAAGGGAAGGGTTAGCTCATTGA
- the LOC121207585 gene encoding PH, RCC1 and FYVE domains-containing protein 1 isoform X1 — MLKSEGMAAVRAEQSRTADVPERAIELAITALKKGAPLLKYGRRGKPKFCPFRLSNDESILIWISGKEEKHLKLNQVTRIIPGQRTPIFQRYPRPEKEYQSFSLIYNDRSLDLICKDKDEAEVWFTGLKALISRGHHLKGRPESRSDGVSSEATSPKAPTQRSSPLSSPFGSGASSQKDGMDSLRLHTPHESPPKTGLEKALSDVILYSVPPKVFYPSESACGSMHSQSSAGSDGKAGFIKGWNGDASRVSLSSAVSSSSQGSGHYDGDALGDVFIWGEGTGDGVLGGGIHRIGDCSGIKIDSLLPKALESAVLLDVQNIACGEQHAALVTKQGEVFSWGAECGGRLGHGVDSNVSHPKLIDSLKNINVELVACGEYHSCAVTLSGEMYSWGGSSGNFGLLGHGTETSQWVPKKLNGPLEGIHVSSVSCGPWHTAVVTSAGQLFTFGDGTFGVLGHGDRKSLSVPREIDSLKGLRTVRAACGVWHTAAVVEVMVGPSRTSNCSSGKLFTWGDGDKGRLGHGDKEARLVPTCVAALVEPNFCKVSCGHSKTVALTTNGHVYTMGSPVYGQLGNPQADGKLPIRVEGKLTKNFVEEIACGAYHVAVLTSRTEVYTWGKGANGRLGHGDTDDRNSPWLVEALKDKQVKSIVCGTSFTAAICLHKSVSSVDQSKCSGCRLLFNFKRKRHNCYNCGLVFCNSCSSKKSFKASMAPNTNKPYRVCDNCFTKLTKASETSSSNHYALSRRGSMNQGPDDSVEKVEKLDSRTPAQLSRNASIESSKELDGGSSKRNKRLDFNSTRVSPFPNGVSQCAPLNNPKTSNALFGSSKKFFSTSLPASRIVSRATSPTSRRASPHRATTPTPTLSSFSSKKVVVDDVKRTNEGLSEEIVKLRTQVEELTRKAQVQEVELEQTTQQLKEAVAVATEETAKCKAAKEVIKSLTAQLKEMAERLPIGAARSSNSPSFFYSSSTPPRDVSSAGSEQSSGPISCHEMDSNGSNSLVISNGSGTINNNLSTHTDVYHSDGTAKNRNRTTKVEPNHGDEWVEQDEPGVYITLVALPGGIKDLKRVRFSRRRFSEKQAEQWWAANRARVYQRYNVPLVEKPTLGVGREGLAH, encoded by the exons ATGCTGAAGTCGGAAGGGATGGCTGCGGTGAGGGCGGAGCAATCGAGGACGGCGGATGTACCGGAGAGGGCTATTGAGTTG GCCATCACTGCCCTTAAAAAAGGTGCGCCATTGCTCAAATATGGTCGTAGAGGAAAGCCCAAATTTTGCCCCTTCAGGCTGTCTAAT GATGAATCTATTCTAATATGGATCTCTGGGAAAGAGGAAAAACACCTTAAACTAAACCAGGTCACCAGAATTATACCTGGTCAGCGTACT CCAATTTTTCAGAGGTATCCTCGGCCTGAAAAAGAATATCAATCATTTTCTCTTATATATAACGATAGATCCCTTGATTTG ATTTGCAAGGATAAAGATGAAGCAGAAGTCTGGTTTACAGGTTTAAAGGCACTGATATCACGTGGTCATCATCTGAAAGGCAGACCTGAATCTAGAAGTGATGGAGTTTCATCTGAAGCAACTAGTCCCAAAGCACCTACCCAAAGAAGTTCACCTTTGAGCTCTCCATTTGGTAGTGGTGCTAGTTCACAGAAG GATGGGATGGATTCTCTTCGCCTTCATACTCCACATGAGAGTCCTCCTAAAACAGGTTTAGAGAAGGCATTATCTGATGTAATATTGTATTCTGTGCCTCCCAAGGTGTTTTATCCTTCAGAATCTGCTTGTGGATCAATGCATTCTCAGTCATCGGCAGGTTCAGATGGAAAAGCTGGGTTCATAAAAGGTTGGAATGGGGATGCTTCCAGAGTTAGTTTATCTAGTGCTGTTAGTTCCTCAAGTCAGGGGTCTGGTCACTATGATGGTGATGCTTTAGGTGATGTTTTTATTTGGGGTGAAGGCACTGGAGATGGTGTGTTAGGTGGAGGAATACATAGAATTGGAGATTGTAGTGGTATTAAGATAGATTCTCTTCTGCCTAAAGCTTTGGAATCTGCAGTTCTTTTGGATGTTCAGAACATAGCTTGTGGTGAGCAACATGCTGCTTTGGTAACCAAACAAGGAGAGGTTTTCTCTTGGGGAGCTGAATGTGGTGGCAGACTGGGGCATGGTGTGGATTCCAATGTCTCCCATCCAAAACTTATAGattctcttaaaaatataaatgttgaaCTTGTTGCATGCGGAGAGTACCATTCTTGTGCTGTAACGCTTTCTGGTGAAATGTATTCATGGGGTGGTAGCTCAGGCAATTTTGGTTTACTTGGTCATGGAACTGAAACAAGTCAATGGGTTCCAAAGAAATTAAATGGACCTTTGGAGGGAATACATGTTTCATCAGTGTCTTGTGGACCGTGGCACACAGCTGTTGTCACTTCTGCTGGACAATTATTTACTTTTGGTGATGGAACATTTGGCGTTTTAGGACATGGTGACCGCAAAAGTTTGTCTGTACCCAGGGAAATAGATTCCCTCAAGGGCCTACGTACTGTCCGAGCAGCTTGCGGTGTTTGGCACACTGCTGCTGTTGTTGAAGTTATGGTTGGGCCTTCAAGGACCAGTAATTGCTCTTCAGGAAAACTTTTTACTTGGGGGGATGGCGATAAAGGTCGTCTTGGGCATGGTGACAAAGAAGCTCGATTGGTGCCTACTTGTGTTGCCGCTCTGGTTGAGCCTAACTTTTGTAAAGTATCCTGTGGGCATAGCAAGACCGTTGCACTTACAACCAATGGTCATGTCTATACTATGGGAAGCCCTGTTTATGGGCAATTGGGAAATCCTCAAGCTGATGGAAAACTCCCTATCCGAGTTGAGGGCAAGCTTACAAAGAATTTTGTTGAAGAAATAGCTTGTGGTGCCTACCATGTTGCTGTTTTAACTTCAAGAACTGAAGTTTACACTTGGGGAAAAGGTGCAAATGGACGGTTAGGTCATGGCGATACAGATGATAGAAATTCTCCATGGCTTGTTGAGGCTCTAAAAGACAAACAGGTCAAGAGTATTGTTTGTGGCACAAGCTTTACTGCAGCTATCTGTCTTCATAAGTCTGTGTCTAGTGTTGATCAATCAAAATGCTCTGGCTGTCGTCTTTTgtttaatttcaaaagaaaacGTCATAACTGTTATAATTGTGGACTTGTATTCTGCAACTCATGCAGCAGTAAGAAGTCTTTTAAGGCTTCGATGGCACCAAATACTAACAAACCTTATCGTGTTTGTGATAATTGTTTTACCAAACTCACAAAAGCTTCTGAAACTAGCTCATCAAACCATTATGCTCTGAGTAGAAGAGGAAGTATGAATCAGGGACCAGATGACAGTGTTGAGAAGGTGGAGAAGTTGGATTCAAGAACCCCTGCCCAACTTAGTCGAAATGCTTCAATTGAATCATCTAAAGAACTGGATGGTGGATCTTCCAAAAGAAACAAGAGATTGGATTTTAATAGTACTCGAGTTTCACCATTCCCAAATGGAGTTTCTCAATGTGCTCCTCTAAACAACCCCAAAACGTCAAATGCTCTATTTGGGTCATCCAAGAAATTTTTTTCCACTTCTCTTCCTGCATCACGAATTGTATCCCGAGCAACATCACCTACATCTAGACGAGCTAGTCCACATCGTGCTACTACACCTACACCAACTCTGTCAAGCTTTTCATCAAAGAAGGTTGTTGTGGACGATGTTAAAAGGACAAATGAAGGTCTAAGCGAAGAAATTGTTAAATTAAGAACTCag GTTGAGGAACTTACTCGCAAGGCACAAGTTCAAGAAGTTGAGCTTGAACAAACAACTCAACAGTTGAAGGAAGCCGTAGCAGTAGCAACAGAAGAGACTGCAAAATGCAAAGCAGCAAAGGAAGTCATAAAGTCTCTCACTGCTCAA TTGAAGGAAATGGCTGAAAGATTACCGATTGGTGCAGCAAGAAGCAGCAATTCACCCTCTTTTTTCTATTCTAGCTCAACTCCTCCTCGGGATGTTTCTTCTGCAGGCAGCGAGCAATCGAGTGGTCCAATAAGTTGCCATGAAATGGATTCAAATGGATCAAACAGCCTAGTGATTTCTAATGGGTCAGGAACCATTAATAACAACCTTTCAACCCACACTGATGTCTATCATTCCGATGGAACAGCAAAGAATAGGAACAGAACTACAAAAGTTGAACCCAACCATGGGGATGAATGGGTTGAGCAAGATGAGCCTGGTGTATACATTACCCTTGTTGCATTGCCTGGAGGTATCAAAGATCTTAAGCGTGTTCGGTTCAG TCGGAGGCGTTTCAGCGAAAAGCAAGCAGAACAATGGTGGGCAGCAAACAGGGCTAGAGTATATCAGCGGTACAACGTTCCCTTGGTTGAAAAACCCACTCTTGGTGTGGGAAGGGAAGGGTTAGCTCATTGA
- the LOC121207587 gene encoding putative pentatricopeptide repeat-containing protein At1g12700, mitochondrial, translated as MKKHYNHHLFPRFTGNFKEALKFFQAMQNSGLELDIVPYTILIDGLCKARHIEVAKELFLQLSDSGLKLNVYKYGVMINGLCKEGLPDEAYRFFGSMGDNDCSPNRCCYNVMIRGLLRNNYTSKAMQLLMKMVGRCIHYQLIYGSHRTF; from the exons ATGAAGAAGCACTACAACCATCATCTTTTCCCTCGGTTCAcgg GTAATTTCAAAGAGGCATTGAAATTTTTTCAAGCAATGCAAAACAGTGGGTTGGAACTTGATATTGTCCCATATACTATCCTAATTGATGGGCTGTGCAAAGCTAGGCATATTGAAGTTGCCAAGGAATTATTTCTTCAACTCTCAGACAGtggtttaaaattaaatgtttacaAATATGGTGTAATGATTAATGGACTGTGTAAAGAGGGATTGCCAGATGAAGCATACAGGTTTTTTGGGAGCATGGGAGATAATGACTGTTCGCCTAATCGTTGTTGTTATAATGTAATGATTCGGGGGTTGCTTCGAAACAACTATACCTCAAAGGCAATGCAACTTCTTATGAAAATGGTTGGTAGATGTATTCACTACCAACTTATTTATGGATCTCATCGTACATTCTAA